A genomic stretch from Burkholderia pyrrocinia includes:
- a CDS encoding TolC family outer membrane protein: MISTRSFRLVAVLGWLGAAWPVHAADLLDAVNAARRFDAGIGAARNAQLAGREKRWQGLAGLLPRAELTGNYTKQDQPTAAYAAAVRRHSASATVTQPLFDVSRVADFKRGGTLADQADIEYEKAAQTLINDVANAYFDVLYGREVLQAAEAAQQAFSKQLDQAQAALRIGDGTRTDVDEARANLDEALARTVGAQTDLAVASGTLQRITGLTAAELAPISWQCATPAAPADLATAMDGATRDNVDVRIAGKQLDQSQADIVAATGAHLPVVNLQASYGTNWSRGANENGLDSVFGTTSKTRSSMIGVTVTIPLFAGGGPLSASREAYRRRDQARDALEDARRKARERARAAYLGITNGLALIRAQERALASADSKVKSTHLGREVGLRTQIDELNAQQRYFEAIRDLADARYRYLRARLQLSAALGTLGEADVAAIACRPAG; the protein is encoded by the coding sequence ATGATTTCGACACGATCCTTCCGGCTGGTGGCCGTTCTCGGCTGGCTCGGCGCCGCATGGCCGGTGCATGCGGCCGACCTGCTCGACGCGGTGAACGCGGCGCGGCGCTTCGATGCGGGCATCGGCGCGGCTCGCAACGCGCAGCTCGCCGGTCGCGAGAAACGCTGGCAGGGTCTTGCCGGGCTGCTGCCACGCGCGGAACTCACCGGCAACTACACGAAGCAGGACCAGCCCACTGCGGCGTATGCGGCAGCGGTCCGCCGTCACAGCGCTTCCGCAACCGTCACCCAGCCGCTGTTCGATGTGTCGCGCGTCGCCGATTTCAAGCGTGGCGGCACGCTTGCCGACCAAGCGGACATCGAGTACGAGAAGGCCGCACAAACGCTGATCAACGACGTCGCCAACGCCTATTTCGACGTCCTGTACGGACGCGAAGTGCTGCAGGCTGCCGAAGCCGCACAGCAGGCGTTCAGCAAGCAACTCGACCAGGCGCAGGCTGCGCTGCGGATCGGCGACGGCACGCGCACCGACGTCGACGAGGCGCGCGCGAATCTCGACGAAGCACTGGCGCGCACGGTCGGCGCGCAAACGGATCTGGCGGTCGCGAGCGGCACGCTGCAGCGGATCACCGGGCTGACGGCGGCCGAGCTGGCGCCGATCTCGTGGCAATGTGCGACACCGGCCGCACCGGCCGATCTAGCGACCGCGATGGACGGTGCGACGCGCGACAACGTCGACGTGCGGATCGCCGGCAAGCAGCTCGACCAGTCGCAGGCCGACATCGTCGCCGCGACGGGCGCGCACCTGCCGGTCGTGAACCTGCAGGCGAGCTATGGCACGAACTGGAGCCGCGGCGCCAACGAGAACGGGCTCGACTCGGTGTTCGGCACGACGTCGAAAACCCGTTCGTCGATGATCGGCGTGACGGTCACGATCCCGCTGTTCGCCGGCGGCGGCCCGCTGTCGGCGAGCCGCGAAGCCTACAGGCGGCGCGACCAGGCACGCGACGCGCTCGAGGATGCACGCCGCAAGGCCCGCGAGCGCGCCCGTGCCGCCTATCTCGGCATCACCAACGGCCTCGCGCTGATCCGCGCGCAGGAGCGCGCGCTCGCGTCGGCCGACAGCAAGGTGAAGTCGACCCACCTGGGCCGCGAGGTCGGGCTGCGCACGCAGATCGACGAACTCAACGCGCAGCAGCGCTATTTCGAGGCGATCCGCGATCTCGCGGACGCGCGCTATCGCTATCTGCGCGCACGGCTGCAACTGTCGGCCGCGCTCGGCACGCTCGGCGAAGCGGACGTCGCCGCGATTGCATGCCGCCCGGCAGGCTGA
- the fliL gene encoding flagellar basal body-associated protein FliL: MHATRHHARIHMASTTANPTADKPASSGKFKRIALIAVIALGAAAAAAGGMYVFLSKEGVGHASAPAEPPPLAAPVFFPLDPLTVNLQSDDGAQHYLRVGLSLKLTDPKAQEQLTARMPEIRSRILLALSNKHPEDLATPDGKRSLSKELRELIEQPTQPGNQRAKVDDVLFTEFVVQ, translated from the coding sequence ATGCATGCTACGAGACATCACGCACGCATTCACATGGCCTCCACGACCGCAAACCCGACCGCCGACAAGCCGGCTTCCTCCGGCAAGTTCAAGCGCATCGCGCTCATCGCCGTCATCGCGCTGGGCGCGGCCGCCGCCGCAGCCGGCGGCATGTACGTGTTCCTGAGCAAGGAAGGCGTCGGCCATGCGAGCGCGCCCGCCGAGCCGCCGCCGCTAGCCGCGCCGGTATTCTTCCCGCTCGACCCGCTGACCGTGAACCTGCAGTCGGACGACGGCGCGCAGCACTACCTGCGCGTCGGCCTGTCGCTGAAGCTCACCGACCCGAAGGCGCAGGAGCAACTGACCGCGCGGATGCCGGAGATCCGCAGCCGGATCCTGCTCGCGCTGTCGAACAAGCATCCCGAGGATCTCGCGACGCCGGACGGCAAACGTTCGCTCTCGAAGGAACTGCGGGAACTGATCGAGCAGCCGACGCAGCCGGGCAACCAGCGCGCGAAGGTCGACGACGTGTTGTTTACCGAATTCGTCGTCCAGTAA
- the fliO gene encoding flagellar biosynthetic protein FliO, translating into MNVVKPGRRARIAIAAAPAVAASLFVSLASAPAVAADMNAVNHAGSIASSVTVGSAAPSLGIGAVLQTLVGLAVVIGLVFACAWLARRFGFQPARRGGPLKVVSSVGLGAKESATIVEIGDTWLVLGVAPGNVRLLHTLPAGPAAATAAAASGSADAPAGAAPSEGGLPGTFGSRFRDALAGEAAKRLGRGKDR; encoded by the coding sequence GTGAACGTCGTGAAGCCCGGCCGCCGCGCGCGTATCGCGATCGCGGCGGCGCCTGCCGTCGCCGCTTCGCTTTTCGTGTCGCTCGCCAGCGCGCCTGCCGTCGCCGCCGACATGAACGCGGTGAACCACGCCGGTTCGATCGCGTCGAGCGTGACGGTCGGCTCGGCCGCGCCGTCGCTCGGCATCGGCGCGGTGTTGCAGACGCTCGTCGGGCTCGCGGTCGTGATCGGTCTCGTATTCGCGTGCGCGTGGCTCGCGCGCCGCTTCGGTTTCCAGCCCGCGCGGCGCGGCGGCCCGCTGAAGGTCGTGTCGAGCGTCGGGCTCGGCGCGAAGGAAAGCGCGACGATCGTCGAGATCGGCGACACCTGGCTCGTGCTCGGCGTCGCGCCGGGCAACGTGCGGCTGCTGCACACGCTGCCGGCCGGCCCGGCGGCGGCAACCGCCGCCGCGGCATCGGGTTCGGCCGACGCACCCGCCGGCGCCGCCCCGTCCGAAGGCGGCCTGCCCGGCACGTTCGGTTCGCGGTTTCGCGACGCGCTCGCGGGCGAAGCCGCGAAGCGGCTCGGTCGCGGCAAGGACCGCTGA
- the fliR gene encoding flagellar biosynthetic protein FliR yields MFSVTYAQLNGWLTAFLWPFVRMLALVATAPVVGHAAVPVRVKIGVAAFMALVVAPTLGAMPDVTVFSAQGIWIVVTQFLIGVAMGFTMQLVFAAVEAAGDFIGLSMGLGFATFFDPHTSGATPVMGRFLNAVAMLAFLAVDGHLQVFAALAASFQSLPVSADLLHAPGWRTLAAFGATVFEMGLLLALPVVSALLIANLALGILNRAAPQIGVFQVGFPVTMLVGLLLVQLMVPNLVPFVSHLFDMGLDAMGRVLLGWR; encoded by the coding sequence ATGTTCTCGGTTACCTACGCGCAGCTCAACGGCTGGCTCACCGCCTTCCTGTGGCCGTTCGTGCGGATGCTCGCGCTCGTCGCGACCGCGCCCGTCGTCGGTCACGCGGCGGTGCCCGTGCGCGTGAAGATCGGCGTCGCGGCGTTCATGGCACTGGTCGTCGCGCCGACGCTCGGCGCGATGCCGGACGTCACCGTATTCTCCGCGCAGGGGATCTGGATCGTCGTCACGCAGTTCCTGATCGGCGTCGCGATGGGCTTCACGATGCAGCTCGTGTTCGCGGCCGTCGAGGCGGCCGGCGACTTCATCGGGCTGTCGATGGGCCTCGGCTTCGCGACCTTCTTCGATCCGCACACGAGCGGCGCGACGCCCGTGATGGGGCGCTTCCTGAACGCGGTCGCGATGCTCGCGTTCCTCGCGGTGGACGGCCATCTGCAGGTGTTCGCCGCGCTCGCCGCATCGTTCCAGTCGCTGCCGGTGTCGGCCGATCTGCTGCACGCGCCCGGCTGGCGCACGCTTGCCGCATTCGGCGCGACCGTGTTCGAGATGGGGCTGCTGCTCGCGCTGCCGGTGGTCTCGGCGCTCTTGATCGCGAACCTTGCGCTCGGCATCCTGAACCGCGCGGCGCCGCAGATCGGCGTGTTCCAGGTCGGCTTTCCCGTGACGATGCTGGTCGGGCTGCTGCTCGTGCAGCTGATGGTGCCGAACCTCGTGCCGTTCGTGTCGCACCTGTTCGACATGGGGCTGGATGCGATGGGGCGTGTGCTGCTCGGCTGGCGCTGA
- the fliQ gene encoding flagellar biosynthesis protein FliQ, translating to MTPEQVMTLAHQAMMVGLLLAAPLLLVALAVGLVVSLFQAATQINEATLSFIPKLLAVAATLVIAGPWMLTTMLDYLRQTLLHVATLGAG from the coding sequence ATGACGCCCGAACAAGTGATGACCCTCGCGCACCAGGCGATGATGGTCGGCCTGCTGCTCGCTGCTCCGCTGCTGCTGGTCGCGCTCGCGGTCGGCCTCGTCGTGAGCCTGTTCCAGGCCGCGACGCAGATCAACGAGGCGACGCTGTCGTTCATCCCGAAGCTGCTCGCGGTCGCCGCGACGCTCGTGATCGCCGGCCCGTGGATGCTGACGACGATGCTCGACTACCTGCGGCAGACGCTGCTGCACGTCGCGACGCTCGGCGCCGGCTGA
- a CDS encoding LrgB family protein, whose translation MPALLSNLSADKVNTAISFGCFVLTVVLYFVSKRLYAYRKTLLFSPLVFVPGVLVLLVLLTGIPYSVYFRDTRWLMWLLGPATIAFAVPIYEYRDLIRRHWLSLSVGVAVGIGAGVCGSLLLAKLLHLSPELQRSLMTRSVSTPFALAVSDKIHAPKDLTALFVIATGICGMLLGEIVLALVPMRTRLARGALFGAAAHGVGTAKAREIGSEEGVVSSLTMMIAGVAMVLIAPLLTLLPI comes from the coding sequence ATGCCTGCCTTGCTGTCGAACCTGTCCGCCGACAAGGTGAATACCGCGATCTCGTTCGGCTGCTTCGTGCTGACGGTCGTGCTGTATTTCGTGTCGAAGCGGCTCTACGCGTACAGGAAGACGCTGCTGTTCTCGCCGCTCGTGTTCGTGCCGGGCGTGCTGGTGCTGCTCGTCTTGCTGACCGGCATCCCGTACTCGGTCTATTTCCGCGACACGCGCTGGCTGATGTGGCTGCTCGGCCCGGCGACGATCGCGTTCGCGGTGCCGATCTATGAATATCGGGACCTGATCCGCCGGCACTGGCTGTCGCTGTCGGTCGGCGTCGCGGTCGGGATCGGCGCGGGCGTGTGCGGGTCGCTGCTGCTCGCGAAGCTGCTGCACCTGTCGCCCGAACTGCAGCGCTCGCTGATGACGCGCTCGGTGTCGACGCCGTTCGCGCTCGCCGTGTCGGACAAGATCCACGCGCCGAAGGACCTCACGGCCCTGTTCGTGATCGCGACCGGCATCTGCGGGATGCTGCTCGGCGAGATCGTGCTCGCGCTCGTGCCGATGCGCACGCGGCTCGCGCGCGGCGCGCTGTTCGGCGCGGCCGCCCACGGCGTGGGCACCGCGAAGGCGCGCGAGATCGGCAGCGAAGAAGGCGTCGTGTCGAGCCTCACGATGATGATCGCCGGCGTCGCGATGGTACTGATCGCGCCGCTGCTGACGCTGCTGCCGATCTGA
- the fliN gene encoding flagellar motor switch protein FliN yields MSELNQTPEDDVQAIADAALAASAADAQAAPAAAEEEQGLDDWAAALAEQNHQPVQAGATGAGVFQPLSKAAANSTHNDIEMILDIPVKMTVELGRTKIAIRNLLQLAQGSVVELDGMAGEPMDVLVNGCLIAQGEVVVVNDKFGIRLTDIITPAERIRKLNR; encoded by the coding sequence ATGAGTGAGCTGAACCAGACGCCCGAGGACGACGTGCAAGCCATCGCCGATGCGGCCCTCGCGGCATCGGCCGCCGACGCGCAGGCGGCACCGGCCGCTGCGGAAGAGGAACAGGGCCTGGACGATTGGGCCGCCGCGCTTGCCGAGCAGAACCATCAGCCGGTGCAGGCGGGCGCGACGGGCGCCGGCGTGTTCCAGCCGCTGTCGAAGGCCGCGGCGAACTCGACGCACAACGACATCGAGATGATCCTCGACATCCCGGTCAAGATGACCGTGGAGCTCGGCCGCACGAAGATCGCGATCCGCAACCTGCTGCAGCTCGCGCAGGGCTCGGTGGTCGAGCTGGACGGCATGGCGGGCGAGCCGATGGACGTGCTCGTGAACGGCTGCCTGATCGCGCAGGGCGAGGTGGTGGTCGTCAACGACAAGTTCGGCATCCGCCTGACCGACATCATCACGCCGGCCGAACGCATCCGGAAGCTGAACCGGTGA
- the fliP gene encoding flagellar type III secretion system pore protein FliP (The bacterial flagellar biogenesis protein FliP forms a type III secretion system (T3SS)-type pore required for flagellar assembly.) translates to MKHEFLRRAARFAPVLILCVAPALAYAQANGLPAFNASPGPHGGTTYSLSVQTMLLLTMLSFLPAMVLMMTSFTRIIIVLSLLRQALGTATTPPNQVLVGLAMFLTFFVMSPVLDRAYNDGYKPFSDGTMPMEQAVQRGIAPFKTFMLKQTRETDLALFAKISKAAPMQGPEDVPLSLLVPAFVTSELKTGFQIGFTVFIPFLIIDMVVASVLMSMGMMMVSPSTVSLPFKLMLFVLVDGWQLLIGSLAQSFT, encoded by the coding sequence ATGAAACACGAATTCCTGCGTCGCGCGGCGCGCTTCGCGCCCGTGCTGATCCTCTGCGTCGCCCCTGCGCTCGCGTACGCGCAGGCGAACGGCCTGCCCGCGTTCAACGCGAGCCCGGGCCCGCACGGCGGCACCACCTATTCGCTGAGCGTGCAGACGATGCTGCTGCTCACGATGCTGTCGTTCCTGCCGGCGATGGTGTTGATGATGACGAGCTTCACGCGCATCATCATCGTGCTGTCGCTGCTGCGCCAGGCGCTCGGCACCGCGACGACGCCGCCGAACCAGGTGCTCGTCGGCCTCGCGATGTTCCTCACCTTCTTCGTGATGTCGCCGGTGCTCGACCGTGCGTACAACGACGGCTACAAGCCGTTCTCCGACGGCACGATGCCGATGGAGCAGGCCGTGCAGCGCGGCATCGCGCCGTTCAAGACCTTCATGCTGAAGCAGACCCGCGAGACCGATCTCGCGCTGTTCGCGAAGATCTCGAAGGCCGCGCCGATGCAGGGGCCCGAGGACGTGCCGCTGTCGCTGCTGGTGCCCGCGTTCGTCACGAGCGAGCTGAAGACGGGTTTCCAGATCGGCTTCACGGTCTTCATCCCGTTCCTGATCATCGACATGGTCGTCGCGAGCGTGCTGATGTCGATGGGGATGATGATGGTGTCGCCGTCCACCGTGTCGCTGCCGTTCAAGCTGATGCTGTTCGTGCTGGTCGACGGCTGGCAATTGCTGATCGGCTCGCTCGCGCAGAGCTTCACGTGA
- the fliM gene encoding flagellar motor switch protein FliM: protein MGHQEFMSQEEVDALLKGVTGETDSVDELRDTSGVRPYNIATQERIVRGRMPGLEIINDRFARLLRIGIFNFMRRTAEISVSQVKVQKYSEFTRNLPIPTNLNLVHVKPLRGTSLFVFDPNLVFFVVDNLFGGDGRFHTRVEGRDFTATEQRIIGKLLNLVFEHYATAWKSVRPLQFEFVRSEMHTQFANVATPNEIVIVTQFSIEFGPTGGTLHICMPYSMIEPIRDVLSSPIQGEALEVDRRWVRVLSQQVQAAEVELCANLAEIPSTFEKILNLRAGDVLPLEIADTITAKVDGVPVMECGYGIFNGQYALRVQKMISAGDSMKEGGYE, encoded by the coding sequence ATGGGCCACCAGGAGTTCATGTCCCAGGAGGAGGTCGATGCCCTCCTCAAGGGCGTCACGGGCGAAACCGATTCAGTCGACGAGCTGCGCGACACATCGGGCGTCCGCCCCTACAACATCGCGACGCAGGAGCGAATCGTCCGCGGCCGGATGCCCGGCCTCGAGATCATCAACGACCGCTTCGCGCGCTTGCTGCGGATCGGCATCTTCAACTTCATGCGGCGCACGGCCGAAATCTCCGTGAGCCAGGTGAAGGTGCAGAAGTACAGCGAGTTCACCCGCAACCTGCCGATTCCGACGAACCTGAACCTGGTGCACGTGAAACCGCTGCGCGGCACGTCGCTGTTCGTGTTCGACCCGAACCTCGTGTTCTTCGTCGTCGACAACCTGTTCGGCGGCGACGGGCGTTTTCACACGCGCGTCGAAGGCCGCGATTTCACGGCCACCGAGCAGCGGATCATCGGCAAGCTGCTGAACCTCGTGTTCGAGCACTACGCGACCGCATGGAAGAGCGTGCGGCCGCTGCAGTTCGAATTCGTGCGCTCGGAGATGCACACGCAGTTCGCGAACGTCGCGACGCCGAACGAGATCGTGATCGTCACGCAGTTCTCGATCGAGTTCGGGCCGACGGGCGGCACGCTGCACATCTGCATGCCGTACTCGATGATCGAGCCGATCCGCGACGTGCTCAGTTCGCCGATCCAGGGCGAGGCGCTCGAAGTCGACCGCCGCTGGGTGCGCGTGCTGTCGCAGCAGGTGCAGGCCGCCGAAGTCGAGCTGTGCGCGAATCTTGCCGAGATCCCGTCGACGTTCGAGAAGATCCTGAACCTGCGCGCGGGCGACGTGCTGCCGCTGGAAATCGCCGACACGATCACCGCGAAGGTCGACGGCGTGCCGGTGATGGAGTGCGGCTACGGAATTTTCAATGGTCAATATGCGTTGCGCGTGCAGAAGATGATCAGCGCGGGCGATTCGATGAAGGAAGGTGGATATGAGTGA